A part of Onthophagus taurus isolate NC chromosome 7, IU_Otau_3.0, whole genome shotgun sequence genomic DNA contains:
- the LOC111424444 gene encoding large ribosomal subunit protein eL30, producing the protein MVAQKKQKKAIESINSKLALVMKSGKYCLGYKQTLKTLRQGRAKLIIIANNTPPLRKCEIEYYAMLAKTGVHHYTGNNIELGTACGKYFRVCVMSITDPGDSDIIKSMPTGEVPAQ; encoded by the exons ATGGTAGCGCAAAAGAAGCAGAAAAAGGCCATTGAGAGCATAAACAGTAAACTTGCCCTTGTAATGAAATCGGGCAAATATTGTTTAGGATATAAACAAACGTTAAAA ACTTTAAGACAAGGTAGAGCAAAGCTTATCATCATAGCCAACAACACGCCTCCTCTTCGTAAATGCGAGATTGAATATTACGCTATGTTGGCCAAGACGGGTGTACATCATTACACAGGGAACAATATTGAACTCGGTACAGCCTGCGGTAAATACTTTAGGGTGTGTGTCATGTCGATTACGGATCCTGGAGATTCAGACATTATTAAATCTATGCCGACAGGCGAAGTACCCGcccaataa
- the LOC111424439 gene encoding nuclear inhibitor of protein phosphatase 1, with product MANHYEVPNWAGKPPVGLHLDVLKGEKLIQKLMIDEKKCYLFGRNAYMNDFCIDHASCSRVHAALVYHKHLNRAFLVDLGSTHGTFIGSLRLEANKPTQLPIDSSFHFGASTRNYIIRERPQAGIRPIIDEIEKAGEETEGGLLGLPESETELDNLTEFNTAHNRRISMLGISDDSEKRSANRKRKRQGVSFNEDEEIINPEDIDPSVGRFRNLIQTTVIPTSKRQKLAETIGIQATEFKLPKAISSAPQLYQDLPPEANPTSNTGVGMFSSLTARLGIHLPNPAPDVEMEPAYKQQTPFVPPQVQVQDSFEPKKKKYAKEAWPGKKPTPALLV from the exons atggCTAATCACTACGAAGTTCCGAATTG GGCTGGAAAACCGCCTGTAGGTTTACATTTGGACGTGTTAAAAggagaaaaattaattcaaaaattaatgatagatgaaaaaaagtgttatttatTTGGTCGAAACGCTTATATGAATGACTTTTGCATTGATCATGCTTCATGTTCTCGAGTTCATGCAGCCTTAGTTTACCATAAGCATCTCAATAGAGCTTTTTTAGTTGATTTAGGAAGTA CTCATGGTACATTTATTGGATCGTTACGTTTAGAAGCTAATAAACCAACTCAACTTCCAATTGACTCTAGTTTTCACTTTGGTGCCTCAACCAGAAACTACATAATCAGAGAGCGACCACAAGCTGGTATAAGACCTATTATTgatgaaatagaaaaagctGGGGAAGAAACTGAAGGGGGGTTATTAGGTTTACCTGAATCTGAAACAGAATTAGATAATTTAACAGAATTTAATACAGCTCATAATAGAAGGATATCCATGTTAGGAATATCGGATGATTCTGAAAAGCGTTCTgcaaatcgaaaaagaaaacgaCAAGGCGTTTCATTTAATGAAgacgaagaaattattaatccAGAAGATATTGATCCTTCAGTTGGACGGTTTCGTAATCTTATCCAAACAACTGTTATACCAACATCTAAAAGACAAAAACTTGCTGAGACTATTGGAATCCAAGCAACTGAATTTAAACTACCAAAAGCAATAAGTTCAGCACCACAACTTTATCAAGATTTACCTCCAGAAGCTAATCCAACCTCTAACACTGGCGTTGGAATGTTTAGTTCATTAACAGCACGATTAGGAATTCATTTACCTAATCCAGCACCTGACGTTGAAATGGAACCGGCTTATAAACAACAAACACCTTTTGTGCCACCCCAAGTCCAAGTTCAAGACAGTTTCGAACCGAAAAAAAAGAAGTATGCAAAAGAAGCTTGGCCAGGAAAGAAACCTACTCCTGCTTTACTTGtctaa